The following are from one region of the Osmia bicornis bicornis chromosome 8, iOsmBic2.1, whole genome shotgun sequence genome:
- the LOC114877682 gene encoding IQ motif and SEC7 domain-containing protein 2 isoform X4: protein MSAVLGSVGDPGGLLDPDVESIIEEKNQLISRQYAEIERLQRELTEVIGERDALLCEVSKFKFEREMTDLTRLLDDSFPQKMERPSQHAANVNQVHSGGMHGVYSSGSQTSLTTSYITGQSYVQNQNYAHGPYNSSSNVRVYAHAGYNQPQSYGTMVQGYGGQPQATGYQQNHLKKGPVRNGDVLKRCRLQTAYELSQDLLDKQIEMLERKYGGVKARNAALTIQRAFRRYTLLKKFAAITAMAKAEKRLSRKLQETTDRATGMNEHDKMVYHSQIYIQQPQTANRPMPIRSMSLRERRHAENSQSPIPRSQSGRCEVQVTGHQHVNHNIHQSGRHTPSLAPSPCNRHQQLPPSPCWESSSQESGSSIHYYNPQEALCGIRQETPPRDLLRTPCTSPSTPHNLQTPIPQNWSNASHLGSAGRTRGSAKKVPPEVPKRTSSITSRSMEPRHNGLSKSVENGSLSSVQSSGSDSTNCESSEGDAQRGSPVWKHKGISSSPEHQECANHTTDSSTMMNSVKEMGHSHASSGYQLPLMDHPENIPQTSYKVSETVRKRQYRVGLNLFNKKPERGISYLIRRGFLENSPQGVARFLISRKGLSKQMIGEYLGNLQNPFNMAVLECFSQELDLSGMQVDVALRKFQAYFRMPGEAQKIERLMEIFSQRYCQCNPDVVSRLRSADTVFVLAFAIIMLNTDLHTPNLKPDRRMRLEDFIKNLRGIDDCGDIDRDILMGIYERVKENEFKPGSDHVSQVMKVQATIVGKKPNMALPHRRLVCYCRLYEIPDINKKERPGVHQREVFLFNDLLVVTKILSKKKNSVTYTFRQSFPLCGMIVTLFQVPHYPYGIRLSQRVDGKVLVTFNARNAHDRCKFVEDLRESISEMDEMETLRIETELERQKSSRSARGGAENRDSGVADVEICPCPGSCSEKSETTDMDTQLKRSALSNSLLDIHEQFAGEKPQRRGSVGSLDSGATIPGGAKGLAQQPSFLGGLFAKRERKLSQSEESGPYSRTTEV from the exons CTTCCCGCAAAAAATGGAGAGGCCGTCCCAGCACGCGGCGAACGTGAACCAGGTGCACAGCGGCGGCATGCACGGGGTGTACTCGTCCGGCAGCCAAACATCCCTGACGACCTCCTACATCACGGGACAGTCATACgtacaaaatcaaaattacGCTCACGGCCCGTACAATTCATCGTCGAACGTTCGGGTTTACGCTCACGCGGGTTACAATCAGCCCCAAAGCTACGGCACCATGGTGCAGGGCTACGGTGGTCAACCTCAGGCAACAGGGTATCAACAGAATCACCTTAAAAAAGGACCTGTACGTAACGGAGACGTGCTGAAGAGATGCCGGCTGCAGACTGC ATACGAGCTGTCTCAGGATCTCTTAGACAAGCAGATCGAGATGCTGGAGCGAAAGTATGGCGGTGTGAAGGCGAGGAACGCCGCATTAACCATCCAGCGCGCTTTCAGGAGATACACGTTGTTGAAGAAATTCGCGGCGATCACCGCGATGGCCAAAGCTGAGAAGAGGCTCAGCAGAAAATTGCAGGAGACGACGGATCGAGCTACGGGCATGAACGAGCACGATAAGATGGTCTATCATAGCCAGATTTACATTCAACAGCCGCAGACGGCGAACAGACCTATGCCTATCAGGAGCATGTCTCTGAGAGAGAGGAGGCACGCGGAGAACTCGCAATCGCCGATACCGCGAAGTCAGAGCGGCAGGTGCGAGGTTCAGGTTACCGGTCATCAGCACGTGAATCATAATATCCATCAGAGTGGCAGGCACACGCCTTCTCTGGCGCCCAGCCCTTGCAATAGACATCAACAACTACCGCCTAGCCCTTGCTGGGAGTCTAGCTCTCAGGAGAGCGGCTCTAGCATTCATTATTACAACCCACAG GAAGCTCTTTGTGGCATCAGACAAGAGACACCTCCACGGGACTTGCTTCGAACCCCGTGCACCTCGCCGTCTACGCCCCACAATCTTCAAACTCCGATCCCTCAAAATTGGAGTAACGCCAGTCATCTAGGGTCTGCCGGACGAACGAGAGGATCCGCGAAAAAGGTCCCGCCGGAAGTGCCAAAAAGAACGTCTTCCATTACATCAAGGTCTATGGAGCCACGTCACAATGGTTTGAGCAAGAGCGTGGAGAACGGTAGCCTAAGCTCTGTCCAGAGTTCTGGCAGCGATTCCACTAATTGCGAGAGCTCCGAGGGAGACGCTCAAAGAGGATCACCTGTGTGGAAGCATAAAGGAATC TCAAGCTCGCCGGAACATCAAGAATGCGCAAATCACACTACAGATTCGAGCACCATGATGAACAGCGTAAAAGAGATGGGTCACTCGCATGCCAGTTCCGGTTACCAACTTCCGTTGATGGACCATCCGGAAAATATACCCCAGACGAGTTACAAAGTTTCAGAAACAGTTAGGAAACGTCAATACAGAGTAGGCCTAAATTTGTTCAACAAGAAACCCGAACGAGGAATCAGTTATTTGATCAGACGAGGATTCTTGGAGAACAGCCCGCAAGGTGTAGCGAGATTCCTGATCAGCAGAAAAGGATTGTCCAAGCAGATGATAGGAGAGTATCTTGGGAACTTGCAGAACCCTTTCAACATGGCTGTGCTCGA ATGCTTCTCCCAAGAGCTAGACCTATCCGGAATGCAAGTGGACGTTGCCCTAAGGAAATTCCAGGCATATTTCCGGATGCCTGGCGAAGCCCAGAAGATAGAACGACTGATGGAGATTTTCAGCCAGCGTTACTGCCAATGCAATCCAGACGTGGTGTCCAGGCTACGTTCAGCAGACACTGTCTTTGTCTTGGCGTTCGCAATCATAATGCTGAACACCGATTTACACACGCCAAACCTGAAACCAGACCGCAGAATGAGGCTGGAGGATTTCATCAAGAATCTCAGAGGCATAGACGACTGTGGAGACATCGACAGAGATATACTGATGGGCATATACGAGAGAGTGAAGGAGAACGAATTTAAACCTGGATCTGACCACGTTTCCCAAGTGATGAAGGTTCAGGCGACGATAGTGGGCAAGAAACCCAATATGGCTTTGCCACATAGGAGATTGGTCTGCTATTGCAGACTATACGAGATTCCGGATATCAACAAGAAGGAGAGACCAGGTGTACATCAACGAGAAGTGTTCCTTTTTAATGATCTACTCGTTGTGACGAAGATCTTGAGCAAGAAGAAAAATAGCGTCACCTATACCTTCAGACAGAGCTTCCCATTGTGCGGAATGATCGTCACCCTGTTTCAAGTTCCTC ATTATCCGTACGGAATTAGACTCTCCCAACGTGTGGATGGAAAGGTGTTGGTCACGTTCAACGCTAGGAACGCGCACGACAGGTGCAAGTTCGTGGAGGATCTCAGGGAATCCATCAGCGAGATGGACGAGATGGAAACCTTACGGATTGAGACGGAACTGGAACGACAGAAGAGCAGTAGAAGTGCCAGAGGAGGTGCGGAGAACAGGGACTCCGGAGTGGCGGATGTCGAGATATGTCCTTGCCCGGGTTCTTGCTCGGAGAAATCAGAAACCACCGACATGGACACGCAATTGAAACGCTCTGCTCTTAGTAACTCGCTTCTGGATATACACGAGCAGT TTGCCGGTGAGAAACCACAGCGACGTGGAAGCGTGGGCTCGCTAGATAGTG GGGCTACAATCCCTGGTGGTGCTAAGGGACTGGCTCAGCAGCCGTCTTTTTTAGGGGGTCTATTCGCCAAACGGGAACGAAAGCTTTCGCAATCGGAGGAATCTGGCCCTTACAGTCGCACCACGGAAGTATAA
- the LOC114877682 gene encoding IQ motif and SEC7 domain-containing protein 2 isoform X7, with product MRLCAYAAADAASFLRRVYLSESSFPQKMERPSQHAANVNQVHSGGMHGVYSSGSQTSLTTSYITGQSYVQNQNYAHGPYNSSSNVRVYAHAGYNQPQSYGTMVQGYGGQPQATGYQQNHLKKGPVRNGDVLKRCRLQTAYELSQDLLDKQIEMLERKYGGVKARNAALTIQRAFRRYTLLKKFAAITAMAKAEKRLSRKLQETTDRATGMNEHDKMVYHSQIYIQQPQTANRPMPIRSMSLRERRHAENSQSPIPRSQSGRCEVQVTGHQHVNHNIHQSGRHTPSLAPSPCNRHQQLPPSPCWESSSQESGSSIHYYNPQEALCGIRQETPPRDLLRTPCTSPSTPHNLQTPIPQNWSNASHLGSAGRTRGSAKKVPPEVPKRTSSITSRSMEPRHNGLSKSVENGSLSSVQSSGSDSTNCESSEGDAQRGSPVWKHKGISSSPEHQECANHTTDSSTMMNSVKEMGHSHASSGYQLPLMDHPENIPQTSYKVSETVRKRQYRVGLNLFNKKPERGISYLIRRGFLENSPQGVARFLISRKGLSKQMIGEYLGNLQNPFNMAVLECFSQELDLSGMQVDVALRKFQAYFRMPGEAQKIERLMEIFSQRYCQCNPDVVSRLRSADTVFVLAFAIIMLNTDLHTPNLKPDRRMRLEDFIKNLRGIDDCGDIDRDILMGIYERVKENEFKPGSDHVSQVMKVQATIVGKKPNMALPHRRLVCYCRLYEIPDINKKERPGVHQREVFLFNDLLVVTKILSKKKNSVTYTFRQSFPLCGMIVTLFQVPHYPYGIRLSQRVDGKVLVTFNARNAHDRCKFVEDLRESISEMDEMETLRIETELERQKSSRSARGGAENRDSGVADVEICPCPGSCSEKSETTDMDTQLKRSALSNSLLDIHEQFAGEKPQRRGSVGSLDSGMSISFQSTSASSMSQGIKHPGHPIHPGATIPGGAKGLAQQPSFLGGLFAKRERKLSQSEESGPYSRTTEV from the exons ATGCGTTTGTGTGCGTATGCAgctgctgatgcagcctcGTTCTTGCGCCGAGTATACCTGAGCGAATCAAG CTTCCCGCAAAAAATGGAGAGGCCGTCCCAGCACGCGGCGAACGTGAACCAGGTGCACAGCGGCGGCATGCACGGGGTGTACTCGTCCGGCAGCCAAACATCCCTGACGACCTCCTACATCACGGGACAGTCATACgtacaaaatcaaaattacGCTCACGGCCCGTACAATTCATCGTCGAACGTTCGGGTTTACGCTCACGCGGGTTACAATCAGCCCCAAAGCTACGGCACCATGGTGCAGGGCTACGGTGGTCAACCTCAGGCAACAGGGTATCAACAGAATCACCTTAAAAAAGGACCTGTACGTAACGGAGACGTGCTGAAGAGATGCCGGCTGCAGACTGC ATACGAGCTGTCTCAGGATCTCTTAGACAAGCAGATCGAGATGCTGGAGCGAAAGTATGGCGGTGTGAAGGCGAGGAACGCCGCATTAACCATCCAGCGCGCTTTCAGGAGATACACGTTGTTGAAGAAATTCGCGGCGATCACCGCGATGGCCAAAGCTGAGAAGAGGCTCAGCAGAAAATTGCAGGAGACGACGGATCGAGCTACGGGCATGAACGAGCACGATAAGATGGTCTATCATAGCCAGATTTACATTCAACAGCCGCAGACGGCGAACAGACCTATGCCTATCAGGAGCATGTCTCTGAGAGAGAGGAGGCACGCGGAGAACTCGCAATCGCCGATACCGCGAAGTCAGAGCGGCAGGTGCGAGGTTCAGGTTACCGGTCATCAGCACGTGAATCATAATATCCATCAGAGTGGCAGGCACACGCCTTCTCTGGCGCCCAGCCCTTGCAATAGACATCAACAACTACCGCCTAGCCCTTGCTGGGAGTCTAGCTCTCAGGAGAGCGGCTCTAGCATTCATTATTACAACCCACAG GAAGCTCTTTGTGGCATCAGACAAGAGACACCTCCACGGGACTTGCTTCGAACCCCGTGCACCTCGCCGTCTACGCCCCACAATCTTCAAACTCCGATCCCTCAAAATTGGAGTAACGCCAGTCATCTAGGGTCTGCCGGACGAACGAGAGGATCCGCGAAAAAGGTCCCGCCGGAAGTGCCAAAAAGAACGTCTTCCATTACATCAAGGTCTATGGAGCCACGTCACAATGGTTTGAGCAAGAGCGTGGAGAACGGTAGCCTAAGCTCTGTCCAGAGTTCTGGCAGCGATTCCACTAATTGCGAGAGCTCCGAGGGAGACGCTCAAAGAGGATCACCTGTGTGGAAGCATAAAGGAATC TCAAGCTCGCCGGAACATCAAGAATGCGCAAATCACACTACAGATTCGAGCACCATGATGAACAGCGTAAAAGAGATGGGTCACTCGCATGCCAGTTCCGGTTACCAACTTCCGTTGATGGACCATCCGGAAAATATACCCCAGACGAGTTACAAAGTTTCAGAAACAGTTAGGAAACGTCAATACAGAGTAGGCCTAAATTTGTTCAACAAGAAACCCGAACGAGGAATCAGTTATTTGATCAGACGAGGATTCTTGGAGAACAGCCCGCAAGGTGTAGCGAGATTCCTGATCAGCAGAAAAGGATTGTCCAAGCAGATGATAGGAGAGTATCTTGGGAACTTGCAGAACCCTTTCAACATGGCTGTGCTCGA ATGCTTCTCCCAAGAGCTAGACCTATCCGGAATGCAAGTGGACGTTGCCCTAAGGAAATTCCAGGCATATTTCCGGATGCCTGGCGAAGCCCAGAAGATAGAACGACTGATGGAGATTTTCAGCCAGCGTTACTGCCAATGCAATCCAGACGTGGTGTCCAGGCTACGTTCAGCAGACACTGTCTTTGTCTTGGCGTTCGCAATCATAATGCTGAACACCGATTTACACACGCCAAACCTGAAACCAGACCGCAGAATGAGGCTGGAGGATTTCATCAAGAATCTCAGAGGCATAGACGACTGTGGAGACATCGACAGAGATATACTGATGGGCATATACGAGAGAGTGAAGGAGAACGAATTTAAACCTGGATCTGACCACGTTTCCCAAGTGATGAAGGTTCAGGCGACGATAGTGGGCAAGAAACCCAATATGGCTTTGCCACATAGGAGATTGGTCTGCTATTGCAGACTATACGAGATTCCGGATATCAACAAGAAGGAGAGACCAGGTGTACATCAACGAGAAGTGTTCCTTTTTAATGATCTACTCGTTGTGACGAAGATCTTGAGCAAGAAGAAAAATAGCGTCACCTATACCTTCAGACAGAGCTTCCCATTGTGCGGAATGATCGTCACCCTGTTTCAAGTTCCTC ATTATCCGTACGGAATTAGACTCTCCCAACGTGTGGATGGAAAGGTGTTGGTCACGTTCAACGCTAGGAACGCGCACGACAGGTGCAAGTTCGTGGAGGATCTCAGGGAATCCATCAGCGAGATGGACGAGATGGAAACCTTACGGATTGAGACGGAACTGGAACGACAGAAGAGCAGTAGAAGTGCCAGAGGAGGTGCGGAGAACAGGGACTCCGGAGTGGCGGATGTCGAGATATGTCCTTGCCCGGGTTCTTGCTCGGAGAAATCAGAAACCACCGACATGGACACGCAATTGAAACGCTCTGCTCTTAGTAACTCGCTTCTGGATATACACGAGCAGT TTGCCGGTGAGAAACCACAGCGACGTGGAAGCGTGGGCTCGCTAGATAGTGGTATGTCGATTTCTTTTCAATCTACATCTGCCAGCTCAATGAGCCAAGGCATTAAACATCCGGGACATCCTATACATCCAGGGGCTACAATCCCTGGTGGTGCTAAGGGACTGGCTCAGCAGCCGTCTTTTTTAGGGGGTCTATTCGCCAAACGGGAACGAAAGCTTTCGCAATCGGAGGAATCTGGCCCTTACAGTCGCACCACGGAAGTATAA
- the LOC114877682 gene encoding IQ motif and SEC7 domain-containing protein 2 isoform X1 has product MSAVLGSVGDPGGLLDPDVESIIEEKNQLISRQYAEIERLQRELTEVIGERDALLCEVSKFKFEREMTDLTRLLDDSFPQKMERPSQHAANVNQVHSGGMHGVYSSGSQTSLTTSYITGQSYVQNQNYAHGPYNSSSNVRVYAHAGYNQPQSYGTMVQGYGGQPQATGYQQNHLKKGPVRNGDVLKRCRLQTAYELSQDLLDKQIEMLERKYGGVKARNAALTIQRAFRRYTLLKKFAAITAMAKAEKRLSRKLQETTDRATGMNEHDKMVYHSQIYIQQPQTANRPMPIRSMSLRERRHAENSQSPIPRSQSGRCEVQVTGHQHVNHNIHQSGRHTPSLAPSPCNRHQQLPPSPCWESSSQESGSSIHYYNPQEALCGIRQETPPRDLLRTPCTSPSTPHNLQTPIPQNWSNASHLGSAGRTRGSAKKVPPEVPKRTSSITSRSMEPRHNGLSKSVENGSLSSVQSSGSDSTNCESSEGDAQRGSPVWKHKGISSSPEHQECANHTTDSSTMMNSVKEMGHSHASSGYQLPLMDHPENIPQTSYKVSETVRKRQYRVGLNLFNKKPERGISYLIRRGFLENSPQGVARFLISRKGLSKQMIGEYLGNLQNPFNMAVLECFSQELDLSGMQVDVALRKFQAYFRMPGEAQKIERLMEIFSQRYCQCNPDVVSRLRSADTVFVLAFAIIMLNTDLHTPNLKPDRRMRLEDFIKNLRGIDDCGDIDRDILMGIYERVKENEFKPGSDHVSQVMKVQATIVGKKPNMALPHRRLVCYCRLYEIPDINKKERPGVHQREVFLFNDLLVVTKILSKKKNSVTYTFRQSFPLCGMIVTLFQVPHYPYGIRLSQRVDGKVLVTFNARNAHDRCKFVEDLRESISEMDEMETLRIETELERQKSSRSARGGAENRDSGVADVEICPCPGSCSEKSETTDMDTQLKRSALSNSLLDIHEQFAGEKPQRRGSVGSLDSGMSISFQSTSASSMSQGIKHPGHPIHPGATIPGGAKGLAQQPSFLGGLFAKRERKLSQSEESGPYSRTTEV; this is encoded by the exons CTTCCCGCAAAAAATGGAGAGGCCGTCCCAGCACGCGGCGAACGTGAACCAGGTGCACAGCGGCGGCATGCACGGGGTGTACTCGTCCGGCAGCCAAACATCCCTGACGACCTCCTACATCACGGGACAGTCATACgtacaaaatcaaaattacGCTCACGGCCCGTACAATTCATCGTCGAACGTTCGGGTTTACGCTCACGCGGGTTACAATCAGCCCCAAAGCTACGGCACCATGGTGCAGGGCTACGGTGGTCAACCTCAGGCAACAGGGTATCAACAGAATCACCTTAAAAAAGGACCTGTACGTAACGGAGACGTGCTGAAGAGATGCCGGCTGCAGACTGC ATACGAGCTGTCTCAGGATCTCTTAGACAAGCAGATCGAGATGCTGGAGCGAAAGTATGGCGGTGTGAAGGCGAGGAACGCCGCATTAACCATCCAGCGCGCTTTCAGGAGATACACGTTGTTGAAGAAATTCGCGGCGATCACCGCGATGGCCAAAGCTGAGAAGAGGCTCAGCAGAAAATTGCAGGAGACGACGGATCGAGCTACGGGCATGAACGAGCACGATAAGATGGTCTATCATAGCCAGATTTACATTCAACAGCCGCAGACGGCGAACAGACCTATGCCTATCAGGAGCATGTCTCTGAGAGAGAGGAGGCACGCGGAGAACTCGCAATCGCCGATACCGCGAAGTCAGAGCGGCAGGTGCGAGGTTCAGGTTACCGGTCATCAGCACGTGAATCATAATATCCATCAGAGTGGCAGGCACACGCCTTCTCTGGCGCCCAGCCCTTGCAATAGACATCAACAACTACCGCCTAGCCCTTGCTGGGAGTCTAGCTCTCAGGAGAGCGGCTCTAGCATTCATTATTACAACCCACAG GAAGCTCTTTGTGGCATCAGACAAGAGACACCTCCACGGGACTTGCTTCGAACCCCGTGCACCTCGCCGTCTACGCCCCACAATCTTCAAACTCCGATCCCTCAAAATTGGAGTAACGCCAGTCATCTAGGGTCTGCCGGACGAACGAGAGGATCCGCGAAAAAGGTCCCGCCGGAAGTGCCAAAAAGAACGTCTTCCATTACATCAAGGTCTATGGAGCCACGTCACAATGGTTTGAGCAAGAGCGTGGAGAACGGTAGCCTAAGCTCTGTCCAGAGTTCTGGCAGCGATTCCACTAATTGCGAGAGCTCCGAGGGAGACGCTCAAAGAGGATCACCTGTGTGGAAGCATAAAGGAATC TCAAGCTCGCCGGAACATCAAGAATGCGCAAATCACACTACAGATTCGAGCACCATGATGAACAGCGTAAAAGAGATGGGTCACTCGCATGCCAGTTCCGGTTACCAACTTCCGTTGATGGACCATCCGGAAAATATACCCCAGACGAGTTACAAAGTTTCAGAAACAGTTAGGAAACGTCAATACAGAGTAGGCCTAAATTTGTTCAACAAGAAACCCGAACGAGGAATCAGTTATTTGATCAGACGAGGATTCTTGGAGAACAGCCCGCAAGGTGTAGCGAGATTCCTGATCAGCAGAAAAGGATTGTCCAAGCAGATGATAGGAGAGTATCTTGGGAACTTGCAGAACCCTTTCAACATGGCTGTGCTCGA ATGCTTCTCCCAAGAGCTAGACCTATCCGGAATGCAAGTGGACGTTGCCCTAAGGAAATTCCAGGCATATTTCCGGATGCCTGGCGAAGCCCAGAAGATAGAACGACTGATGGAGATTTTCAGCCAGCGTTACTGCCAATGCAATCCAGACGTGGTGTCCAGGCTACGTTCAGCAGACACTGTCTTTGTCTTGGCGTTCGCAATCATAATGCTGAACACCGATTTACACACGCCAAACCTGAAACCAGACCGCAGAATGAGGCTGGAGGATTTCATCAAGAATCTCAGAGGCATAGACGACTGTGGAGACATCGACAGAGATATACTGATGGGCATATACGAGAGAGTGAAGGAGAACGAATTTAAACCTGGATCTGACCACGTTTCCCAAGTGATGAAGGTTCAGGCGACGATAGTGGGCAAGAAACCCAATATGGCTTTGCCACATAGGAGATTGGTCTGCTATTGCAGACTATACGAGATTCCGGATATCAACAAGAAGGAGAGACCAGGTGTACATCAACGAGAAGTGTTCCTTTTTAATGATCTACTCGTTGTGACGAAGATCTTGAGCAAGAAGAAAAATAGCGTCACCTATACCTTCAGACAGAGCTTCCCATTGTGCGGAATGATCGTCACCCTGTTTCAAGTTCCTC ATTATCCGTACGGAATTAGACTCTCCCAACGTGTGGATGGAAAGGTGTTGGTCACGTTCAACGCTAGGAACGCGCACGACAGGTGCAAGTTCGTGGAGGATCTCAGGGAATCCATCAGCGAGATGGACGAGATGGAAACCTTACGGATTGAGACGGAACTGGAACGACAGAAGAGCAGTAGAAGTGCCAGAGGAGGTGCGGAGAACAGGGACTCCGGAGTGGCGGATGTCGAGATATGTCCTTGCCCGGGTTCTTGCTCGGAGAAATCAGAAACCACCGACATGGACACGCAATTGAAACGCTCTGCTCTTAGTAACTCGCTTCTGGATATACACGAGCAGT TTGCCGGTGAGAAACCACAGCGACGTGGAAGCGTGGGCTCGCTAGATAGTGGTATGTCGATTTCTTTTCAATCTACATCTGCCAGCTCAATGAGCCAAGGCATTAAACATCCGGGACATCCTATACATCCAGGGGCTACAATCCCTGGTGGTGCTAAGGGACTGGCTCAGCAGCCGTCTTTTTTAGGGGGTCTATTCGCCAAACGGGAACGAAAGCTTTCGCAATCGGAGGAATCTGGCCCTTACAGTCGCACCACGGAAGTATAA